The Geobacter sp. AOG2 genome includes a window with the following:
- a CDS encoding sigma-54-dependent Fis family transcriptional regulator, translating to MRIDDMDLRELLSFNPEGGVMKLLGERALLMNAFAQGLLRKELIDTLGTFAARNILTRYGYANGWRTAMNIQQNMPEVWKDSKGYAGSKLHALTGQLGVHHNIRTDGEGDEPLISSNWGDCYEAEQHLLHIGRSDEAVCWTETAFASGYSSYAEGREVIFIEDQCRGKGDPICHVTARYKEKWGPEIEPHLVYYRMESFPTLLKDLSAKLNCTEKKLKNRQSQLAFLEGAEAPPLIMARSQSMRRIVDIAWRVAKVDSSILITGDSGVGKELMARFIHDQSSRTCGPFLAVNCGALTETLLESELFGHAKGSFTGADRERAGLFEAASGGTLFLDEIGEVSPGMQVKLLRALQEHEVRRVGENKSRPTNVRVVAATNRNLTEEIASGRFRQDLYYRLRVIELHVPPLRERNEDILPLARFFLHKITHAMGRTIIGFTPDAADQLLHYSWPGNVRELQNTVEYAVAMCQESHVDVCDLPCELRAMSLQPTVSGCIRPLDEVERDYILGVLNALGDNKAQAAAELNIGLATLYRKLKEYEAQGSGRGGAAS from the coding sequence TTGAGAATCGACGACATGGACCTGCGTGAGTTGCTGTCATTCAACCCCGAAGGGGGCGTAATGAAGCTGTTGGGGGAGAGGGCGCTCCTGATGAACGCCTTCGCCCAAGGGCTGTTGCGCAAGGAACTTATCGACACCCTGGGGACCTTCGCCGCCCGCAATATCCTTACCAGGTACGGCTATGCAAACGGCTGGCGCACGGCCATGAACATCCAACAGAACATGCCGGAGGTCTGGAAGGACTCGAAAGGATATGCGGGGTCGAAACTCCATGCCTTAACCGGCCAGCTCGGCGTCCACCACAACATACGAACCGATGGAGAAGGCGACGAACCGCTGATCTCCTCCAACTGGGGCGACTGCTACGAAGCCGAACAGCACCTGCTGCACATCGGGAGGTCGGACGAAGCGGTCTGCTGGACGGAGACGGCCTTCGCCAGCGGTTACTCGTCCTACGCCGAGGGGCGGGAGGTTATCTTCATTGAAGACCAGTGCCGCGGAAAGGGCGATCCGATCTGCCATGTCACGGCACGCTACAAGGAGAAATGGGGGCCGGAGATCGAACCCCATCTCGTCTATTACCGCATGGAATCCTTCCCCACCCTGCTCAAGGATCTGAGCGCCAAGCTCAATTGCACGGAAAAGAAACTGAAGAACCGGCAATCCCAACTGGCGTTCCTGGAGGGGGCCGAGGCCCCGCCGCTCATCATGGCCCGCAGCCAGTCCATGCGCAGGATTGTCGATATTGCCTGGCGCGTCGCCAAAGTGGATTCTTCCATATTGATAACCGGAGATAGCGGCGTGGGTAAGGAACTCATGGCCCGCTTTATCCACGACCAGTCTTCGCGGACGTGCGGACCGTTTTTGGCCGTGAACTGCGGAGCGCTTACCGAGACGCTCCTGGAGAGCGAACTGTTCGGACACGCGAAAGGCTCCTTTACCGGCGCGGACAGGGAGCGGGCGGGGCTCTTCGAAGCGGCATCCGGCGGAACCCTGTTCCTGGACGAGATCGGCGAGGTGTCGCCGGGCATGCAGGTAAAGTTGCTGCGCGCCCTTCAGGAACACGAAGTGCGGCGGGTGGGAGAAAACAAGTCCCGCCCCACCAACGTACGGGTGGTCGCCGCCACCAACCGTAACCTGACGGAAGAGATCGCCTCCGGACGTTTTCGCCAGGACCTGTATTATCGCCTGCGGGTGATCGAACTGCATGTACCGCCCCTGCGTGAACGCAATGAGGACATTCTTCCCCTGGCACGGTTTTTCCTGCACAAGATCACCCATGCCATGGGACGCACCATCATAGGGTTCACCCCGGATGCCGCCGACCAGTTGCTGCACTACAGCTGGCCGGGCAACGTCCGGGAACTGCAGAACACGGTCGAGTACGCCGTTGCCATGTGCCAGGAAAGCCATGTGGACGTCTGCGACTTGCCCTGCGAACTGCGGGCCATGTCGTTGCAGCCGACGGTATCGGGCTGTATCCGTCCGCTGGATGAAGTGGAGCGCGACTATATCCTGGGTGTTCTCAATGCCTTGGGAGACAACAAGGCCCAGGCGGCGGCCGAGCTGAATATCGGATTGGCCACGCTGTATCGCAAGCTTAAAGAATATGAAGCGCAGGGTTCGGGGCGGGGCGGGGCAGCCTCCTGA
- a CDS encoding DUF2064 domain-containing protein, protein MLNAVVVFTKIPKAGETKTRLTTDRGGVLTPEEATEFYEACLLDVLDSCVESACCDVYLCHNADGDRDGLERLLKKVPPLKGVFPDRGGTFDKAMQYAVDHILKGGASARLADAVLIVGGDMPSLQPATIRKAFGELERLAALGRPEPTDGAEPRIGAAMVVSADQECGFNLLGYTCSTPFDFGGVFYNRDGVTALDMVSFKAREKEIPLGILEIVPDIDVVVDFAGFISVVKTMQVAAKHSSSILLPQRTIQALQALGLEASAPVPDGYRAA, encoded by the coding sequence ATGTTGAATGCTGTTGTGGTATTTACAAAGATACCCAAGGCCGGCGAAACGAAAACAAGGCTGACAACTGACCGCGGAGGGGTTCTGACGCCGGAAGAGGCAACGGAATTCTATGAGGCGTGTCTTCTGGACGTACTTGACAGTTGCGTGGAGTCGGCGTGTTGCGATGTGTATCTCTGCCATAACGCCGATGGGGACCGCGACGGCCTGGAACGGCTCCTGAAGAAGGTTCCTCCCCTGAAAGGCGTTTTTCCGGATCGGGGCGGGACCTTCGACAAGGCCATGCAGTATGCCGTCGATCATATTCTTAAGGGCGGCGCTTCCGCCAGGCTCGCGGACGCGGTTCTGATCGTCGGCGGCGATATGCCTTCGTTGCAGCCGGCCACAATTCGCAAGGCGTTCGGAGAGCTTGAGCGCCTGGCGGCCCTCGGACGTCCCGAGCCGACGGATGGCGCCGAACCGCGCATCGGGGCGGCAATGGTCGTCTCGGCCGATCAGGAGTGTGGCTTCAACCTGCTGGGGTACACCTGTTCGACGCCATTCGATTTCGGCGGGGTCTTTTATAATCGGGACGGTGTTACCGCCCTGGATATGGTTTCATTCAAGGCGCGGGAAAAGGAGATCCCCCTCGGTATCCTCGAAATCGTGCCCGATATCGATGTCGTCGTGGACTTTGCCGGTTTCATCTCGGTAGTGAAAACCATGCAGGTGGCCGCAAAGCACAGTTCTTCCATTTTGTTGCCCCAAAGGACTATTCAGGCTTTGCAGGCCCTGGGGCTGGAGGCTTCCGCGCCGGTACCCGACGGATACCGGGCCGCCTGA
- a CDS encoding OFA family MFS transporter — translation MNNDSQRWVSLIACMIASMCAGFAYAWSVFMKPLITMFHWSAADVSLSFTLIMSTAASTAIFAGKALEYVKPRQLLLFGGVLFGASIASLGYIQSLSQLYICAVLAGVGLGTVYPGATMTNTVRFFPDKRGMASGLLTAGYGSGPVVWAPVSAFLIGQYGILSALKILGVVFVVIIGVMSRLLKTAPEGYRPTGWVPPAASASAPIAEDKDWKAMIQTPAFYVLACMFILGTTSGMMAVGHASPIVQEVLKVTPKAASVVVGYLAVGMVFGKVLWGVISDKIGRYPVFVILNLLAGTAMVGMSTITSYIPFVLAISVTGLCYGGFLSLMAPVTADAFGPKYLGLNFGIMFLTIAIAAYVGPLLASVVKQANNGDYTKAFIIGAAINLAGLLLVGCFMLVRKRKALTEQKATALCAESSENI, via the coding sequence ATGAATAATGATTCGCAAAGGTGGGTGTCGCTGATCGCTTGCATGATCGCCAGTATGTGTGCCGGGTTTGCCTACGCCTGGAGTGTCTTCATGAAGCCGTTGATCACGATGTTCCACTGGTCGGCAGCCGATGTTTCCCTTTCCTTCACCCTGATCATGTCGACGGCGGCCTCGACGGCCATCTTCGCGGGTAAAGCCCTGGAGTACGTCAAGCCCCGGCAGTTGTTGCTCTTCGGCGGCGTGCTGTTCGGGGCGTCCATAGCCAGTCTCGGCTACATTCAGTCCTTGAGCCAGCTCTATATATGCGCCGTTTTGGCCGGTGTCGGCCTGGGGACGGTATACCCCGGCGCAACGATGACCAATACGGTCCGGTTCTTCCCCGACAAGCGCGGGATGGCCTCCGGCCTGCTGACGGCAGGCTATGGGTCCGGTCCCGTCGTCTGGGCGCCGGTATCCGCTTTCCTGATCGGCCAGTACGGTATTCTTTCCGCCCTGAAGATATTGGGCGTCGTCTTCGTTGTCATCATCGGCGTCATGTCCCGCCTGCTGAAAACCGCCCCCGAAGGGTACCGCCCCACGGGTTGGGTTCCTCCGGCCGCCAGCGCCAGCGCCCCGATTGCGGAGGACAAGGATTGGAAAGCGATGATACAGACCCCTGCCTTCTATGTGCTCGCCTGTATGTTCATCCTCGGGACGACCTCCGGGATGATGGCCGTCGGGCATGCCTCCCCGATCGTGCAGGAGGTGCTGAAGGTTACGCCCAAGGCCGCCAGCGTCGTCGTCGGCTATCTTGCGGTGGGCATGGTCTTCGGCAAGGTTCTGTGGGGGGTCATCTCGGATAAGATCGGCCGCTACCCGGTGTTCGTCATCCTGAACCTGTTGGCGGGCACCGCGATGGTCGGCATGTCGACCATCACCTCCTATATTCCCTTCGTTCTGGCGATTTCCGTAACGGGTCTCTGTTACGGCGGGTTCCTCTCGCTGATGGCCCCCGTCACCGCCGACGCCTTCGGTCCCAAGTATCTCGGCCTCAACTTCGGGATCATGTTCCTGACCATCGCCATCGCGGCCTATGTCGGACCGCTTCTGGCATCGGTGGTCAAGCAGGCGAATAACGGCGACTACACGAAGGCGTTCATTATCGGCGCGGCAATCAATCTGGCGGGTCTTCTCCTCGTGGGCTGCTTCATGCTGGTGAGGAAACGCAAGGCTCTCACGGAGCAAAAGGCCACAGCCCTGTGTGCGGAATCTTCGGAAAACATATAG
- a CDS encoding molybdopterin-dependent oxidoreductase: MKKEWKVQNEDGSYTVRTCGWSPPGDHPVGCGMFLHVKNGMLEKVEGDPEHPITNGRLCIRCLTLPEYVHHPSRITTPMKRDFADRGKDKWTKISWDEAWDIIVPKVKQLKADHGAESIVVFGGTGREACLYYYPLGFASLGTPNVCYPLSGWSCYGPRCAITDYILGAGYPEIDNAGYYPDRYDNPAYTLPKYIMAWGKNPLMSNPDGFFGHSYIDMMKRGTELIIIDPRITWLGSRAKYVCQLRPGTDTALALAFLNVIINEDLYDHDFVDNWTYGFDELKERVQEYPPEKVAEITWVPKEKIIEVARQFATCKPSTIQWGLAVDENPNGVQLGHCILTLAAITGNLDVPGGITLGPPAALLGKWRVETRRNLSEELWDKRIGAKEWPALSTALATTHPDETLDTLETDKPYKLRMGWFNSSNFITPTCSAAPQRWHKALQKLEFCVVQDCFMTPTAMAFGDIFLPLPTFAEHDGVVITHFGRNSVFLGAINEALRVGDTRSDIEVCIELGKKLHPDMWPFDDVPDFFTKQIQPELGITFDDLRELGVYQPAYTYRKYETGGLRSDGEPGFNTVTGMVELTSTLFEAWGDDALPYYKEPPYSPVSTPELFKEYPLVLTTGARKFTSFHSEHRHIATLREIDPGPIVEMHPDTAANLGIIEGDHVMLENMFGKCKMKAKVTPTIHPKVVHATHGWWYPEKPADEPSLYGVWEANINTLVPHKHIGKLGFGAPLKQMICKAYRVEPDHTFSL, translated from the coding sequence ATGAAAAAAGAATGGAAAGTACAGAATGAAGATGGATCCTATACCGTCAGGACATGCGGCTGGTCGCCACCGGGCGATCATCCGGTGGGCTGCGGTATGTTCCTGCACGTCAAGAATGGTATGCTCGAAAAGGTCGAGGGTGACCCCGAGCACCCGATCACCAACGGCAGGCTCTGTATCAGGTGCCTGACCTTGCCCGAGTATGTGCATCATCCTTCGCGTATTACCACCCCCATGAAAAGGGACTTTGCGGACCGCGGTAAGGACAAGTGGACCAAGATTTCCTGGGACGAGGCATGGGATATCATTGTTCCCAAGGTCAAGCAGCTGAAGGCCGATCACGGGGCGGAATCCATCGTCGTCTTCGGCGGCACCGGTCGCGAGGCGTGTTTGTACTATTACCCGCTCGGTTTTGCTTCACTCGGAACTCCCAACGTATGTTACCCCCTGAGCGGTTGGTCCTGCTATGGCCCCCGTTGCGCCATTACCGACTACATCCTCGGCGCGGGCTACCCGGAGATCGATAACGCCGGTTACTATCCGGACCGTTATGACAACCCCGCCTATACGTTGCCCAAATATATCATGGCATGGGGCAAAAACCCCCTCATGTCGAACCCGGACGGCTTCTTCGGCCACTCCTACATCGACATGATGAAACGCGGTACCGAACTGATCATCATTGACCCGCGTATCACCTGGCTCGGTTCCAGGGCCAAATACGTATGCCAGCTCCGTCCCGGTACGGATACCGCCCTGGCCCTGGCTTTCCTCAACGTCATCATCAACGAGGACCTGTACGACCATGACTTCGTCGATAACTGGACCTACGGCTTCGACGAGTTGAAAGAGCGCGTCCAGGAATATCCGCCCGAAAAGGTTGCGGAAATCACCTGGGTACCGAAAGAAAAGATCATCGAAGTGGCACGGCAGTTTGCAACCTGCAAGCCCTCCACCATTCAGTGGGGCCTGGCGGTCGACGAAAACCCGAACGGCGTGCAACTCGGTCACTGCATCCTGACCCTCGCCGCCATTACGGGCAACCTGGACGTTCCGGGCGGCATCACCCTCGGACCCCCGGCAGCCCTGCTCGGCAAATGGCGTGTGGAAACCCGCCGCAATCTGTCCGAGGAACTCTGGGACAAGCGTATCGGCGCCAAGGAATGGCCGGCACTCAGCACGGCATTGGCCACGACCCATCCCGACGAAACCCTGGATACCCTGGAAACGGATAAACCGTACAAGTTGCGGATGGGCTGGTTCAACAGCAGTAACTTCATCACGCCTACCTGTTCGGCTGCACCGCAGAGATGGCACAAAGCGCTCCAGAAACTCGAATTCTGCGTTGTGCAGGATTGCTTCATGACGCCTACGGCCATGGCATTCGGCGATATCTTCCTGCCGCTGCCCACCTTCGCCGAGCATGACGGCGTCGTCATCACCCACTTCGGCCGCAACTCCGTGTTCCTCGGCGCCATCAACGAAGCCCTGCGTGTCGGCGACACCCGGTCCGACATCGAAGTCTGCATCGAACTCGGCAAAAAACTGCACCCGGATATGTGGCCTTTCGACGACGTACCCGACTTCTTCACCAAGCAGATCCAGCCGGAGTTGGGTATTACCTTCGACGACCTGCGGGAGCTTGGCGTGTACCAGCCGGCATATACGTACCGCAAGTATGAAACGGGCGGCCTCCGTTCCGACGGCGAGCCCGGATTCAATACGGTAACCGGCATGGTCGAATTGACCTCGACCCTGTTCGAGGCCTGGGGCGACGATGCACTCCCGTATTACAAAGAGCCTCCCTACAGCCCCGTCAGCACGCCGGAACTCTTCAAGGAGTACCCGCTGGTGCTTACGACCGGCGCGAGGAAGTTCACCTCGTTCCACTCCGAACACCGGCATATCGCGACCCTGCGGGAGATCGATCCCGGCCCGATCGTCGAGATGCACCCGGATACCGCTGCAAATCTGGGCATTATCGAAGGCGACCATGTCATGCTGGAAAACATGTTCGGCAAGTGCAAGATGAAGGCGAAGGTGACCCCGACCATTCATCCGAAGGTCGTTCACGCCACACACGGCTGGTGGTATCCCGAAAAACCGGCCGATGAGCCGAGCCTGTATGGTGTCTGGGAGGCTAACATCAATACTCTGGTGCCGCACAAACATATCGGAAAACTCGGTTTTGGCGCTCCGCTCAAACAGATGATCTGTAAGGCTTACAGGGTTGAACCTGATCATACCTTTAGCCTGTAG
- a CDS encoding oxidoreductase, whose amino-acid sequence MSKRNGLLIDYEYCTGCHSCEVSCKNEHKIPRGQWGIKMTEVGPFQINADKWEWNYVAVPTQLCDLCADRVAEGKVPSCVLHCLGGCMEYGPVDELAKKMQEKGKKVALFAP is encoded by the coding sequence ATGTCTAAACGCAACGGATTATTGATAGATTACGAATACTGCACAGGCTGCCACAGCTGTGAAGTTTCATGCAAGAACGAGCACAAAATACCCAGGGGCCAATGGGGTATCAAGATGACGGAAGTGGGCCCCTTCCAGATCAACGCCGATAAGTGGGAATGGAACTATGTCGCCGTCCCGACCCAGCTCTGCGATCTCTGTGCGGACAGGGTCGCCGAGGGCAAAGTGCCGTCGTGCGTCCTTCACTGCCTTGGCGGATGCATGGAATACGGCCCTGTCGATGAGCTTGCCAAGAAGATGCAGGAAAAAGGCAAGAAAGTCGCTCTCTTTGCCCCCTGA
- a CDS encoding TetR/AcrR family transcriptional regulator, translating into MRDVIVTKALQQINEQGLKFTTAGLARKLGVSKRALYEYFNSKEDLLGAVFDLILNDLRQQISRICYDEGLDPIEKLTALMLASPKALGPLTEQVLNDVNRFMPNQWKKFEKYFEDKWEKVELVISQGVEKGLFRAVNLAILQKIYMGTVEKLSDFNFLFQNNSTLKNAITETAEILIYGIMAPDCRNTNPSSVSVPGQMQACAR; encoded by the coding sequence GTGCGCGATGTGATTGTGACCAAGGCTTTGCAACAGATCAATGAACAGGGACTGAAATTTACAACAGCAGGGTTGGCGCGGAAGCTGGGGGTCAGCAAAAGGGCGCTCTATGAATATTTCAATTCCAAGGAAGATCTCTTGGGAGCCGTCTTTGATCTGATTCTTAATGACCTGCGGCAACAAATCAGCCGTATCTGTTATGACGAGGGCCTGGACCCCATAGAGAAACTTACAGCTTTGATGCTGGCGTCGCCTAAGGCGCTCGGGCCTCTTACTGAACAGGTACTTAATGATGTCAATAGGTTCATGCCGAATCAGTGGAAAAAGTTTGAAAAATATTTTGAAGACAAGTGGGAAAAGGTTGAGTTGGTCATCAGCCAAGGGGTCGAAAAGGGTTTGTTTAGAGCGGTGAATCTCGCTATTTTACAGAAGATATATATGGGCACCGTCGAAAAACTATCCGATTTCAACTTTCTTTTTCAAAACAACAGCACGTTGAAAAATGCTATTACCGAAACCGCTGAAATTTTGATCTACGGTATCATGGCGCCGGATTGCCGGAATACCAACCCTTCATCGGTATCCGTACCCGGGCAGATGCAGGCGTGCGCGAGATGA
- the moaA gene encoding GTP 3',8-cyclase MoaA: protein MKLTDSLGRTINYLRLSVTDRCNMRCSYCMPAHGVSKMCHDDILRYEELQQIAEAAVSIGIEKVRITGGEPLVRAGIVDFLAGLAEIRGLRHLALSTNGVLLKRMAADLRTAGVQSLNVSLDSLKREVFSAVTRGGDLDMVLAGLDTAEKVGFPAPKINMVVMRGVNDAEILDFAELTISRGNSVRFIEYMPVIKESGWQHYCVPGEEILQRIATRHLLVNVDKGAFAGPSRDFRIPGARGTIGIITAVSGHFCGECNRIRVTSDGKGKGCLFSDEKTDLLHCLRPLDRLKLRRTLRDIVMAKPERHNISFTGYEHENFTMAQIGG, encoded by the coding sequence ATGAAGCTTACTGACTCCCTCGGGAGAACCATAAACTATCTGCGGCTGTCGGTTACCGACCGTTGCAACATGCGCTGTTCCTATTGCATGCCCGCTCATGGCGTCTCCAAGATGTGTCACGACGATATCTTGAGATACGAAGAACTGCAACAGATCGCGGAAGCCGCCGTGAGCATCGGAATCGAGAAGGTGCGGATCACGGGCGGCGAACCCCTGGTGAGGGCCGGCATCGTGGACTTTCTCGCCGGCCTTGCGGAAATCAGGGGATTGCGCCACCTGGCATTGAGCACGAACGGCGTCCTGCTGAAAAGAATGGCCGCCGACCTGCGCACAGCCGGAGTGCAAAGTCTCAATGTGAGCCTCGACTCCCTGAAGCGTGAGGTGTTTTCCGCCGTCACCCGCGGCGGCGATCTGGATATGGTGCTGGCCGGCCTGGATACGGCGGAAAAGGTCGGCTTTCCGGCGCCCAAAATCAACATGGTGGTCATGCGCGGGGTCAACGACGCTGAAATCCTCGATTTCGCCGAACTGACCATCAGTCGTGGCAACTCCGTGCGCTTCATCGAGTACATGCCGGTGATCAAGGAGTCCGGCTGGCAGCATTACTGCGTCCCGGGCGAAGAAATTCTGCAACGCATCGCGACGCGCCACTTGCTGGTCAACGTGGACAAGGGGGCTTTTGCCGGTCCTTCCCGCGATTTCCGTATTCCGGGGGCTCGCGGCACCATCGGCATCATCACCGCAGTGTCGGGCCATTTCTGCGGAGAGTGCAACCGTATCCGGGTTACCAGCGACGGCAAGGGCAAAGGGTGTCTGTTTTCCGATGAAAAAACCGACCTGCTCCATTGTCTGCGCCCTCTTGATCGCCTGAAGCTGAGACGTACCCTCAGGGATATCGTCATGGCGAAACCTGAACGGCATAATATCTCCTTTACCGGGTATGAGCACGAAAATTTTACGATGGCACAGATTGGAGGGTAG
- a CDS encoding MFS transporter, which yields MSRSVDVNDVFDNIPFSPYQIGVCLLCFCIVFLDGFDLTVIGVALPKIAEHLHAKPSELGLALSAGQLGPMIGAVFLGMLADKVGRKKTMFCSAIVFGFFTYMTAHINSVEELALYRFLAGLGMGGAIPNALAFGSEYAPARVRASLSLYMWAGMPTGSTIAAFVASYLLPNYGWQSVFYVGGIAPVVIAIAVLFLLPESLHHLVRTGTDKAIAQARAILARIDKGTPVTADVQLTVVSQSKEKGGSIKSLFSGDRLLTTLLLWALFFMSFYLLWILFSWVPTLLKKSGATVQQYSIGFAFIHLGSVIACLCIGRLMAKFNKLNVVKGLFIGAFIAMLCFGYFSQGYPFVIVLLVSIFTGMLVNGGNSSLMGMASAVYPSEIRATGIGWAYGLGKIGSLVAPAVGGFYLARNWSVFKICAVNGMSALVIAVFVVILQRHMRSTATGEV from the coding sequence ATGAGCAGGTCTGTTGACGTTAATGACGTATTCGACAATATTCCTTTTTCACCGTATCAAATTGGGGTCTGTTTGCTCTGTTTTTGCATTGTATTCCTTGACGGTTTTGATTTGACGGTCATCGGGGTGGCGTTGCCCAAGATCGCGGAACACCTGCACGCCAAACCGAGCGAGCTGGGGCTGGCGCTGAGCGCCGGACAGTTGGGACCCATGATTGGGGCTGTTTTTCTCGGCATGCTGGCCGACAAGGTTGGTCGTAAGAAGACCATGTTTTGTTCGGCCATTGTTTTCGGCTTTTTCACCTACATGACGGCGCACATCAACAGCGTTGAGGAATTGGCCCTGTACCGCTTCCTCGCCGGCCTCGGCATGGGCGGGGCCATCCCCAACGCCCTGGCCTTCGGCAGCGAATACGCCCCGGCCAGGGTCCGCGCCTCCCTCTCTCTGTACATGTGGGCCGGTATGCCTACCGGTTCGACGATAGCGGCCTTTGTCGCCTCGTACCTGCTGCCGAACTACGGATGGCAGTCCGTTTTCTATGTGGGCGGCATTGCCCCGGTGGTCATCGCCATAGCGGTATTGTTCCTGCTTCCCGAATCCCTGCACCACCTGGTGAGGACCGGAACGGACAAGGCTATCGCACAGGCGCGTGCGATCCTGGCAAGGATCGACAAGGGCACCCCGGTGACCGCCGACGTCCAGCTTACGGTCGTGAGCCAGAGCAAGGAAAAAGGCGGCTCCATCAAATCGCTCTTCAGCGGTGACCGCCTGCTGACGACGCTTTTGTTGTGGGCCCTGTTCTTCATGAGCTTTTACCTCCTCTGGATCCTCTTCTCCTGGGTTCCCACCCTGCTCAAGAAGAGCGGCGCCACGGTCCAGCAGTACAGTATCGGTTTTGCCTTCATTCACCTTGGCTCCGTCATCGCCTGCCTGTGCATCGGCCGTCTGATGGCCAAGTTCAACAAGCTGAACGTCGTGAAAGGCCTTTTCATCGGCGCCTTCATCGCCATGCTCTGCTTCGGCTACTTCTCCCAGGGCTATCCGTTCGTTATCGTCCTGCTGGTCTCCATCTTCACCGGTATGCTGGTGAACGGCGGCAACTCCTCCCTCATGGGCATGGCCTCGGCCGTGTATCCTTCGGAAATCCGCGCCACGGGGATCGGTTGGGCGTATGGTCTCGGCAAGATCGGTTCTCTCGTTGCCCCGGCCGTCGGTGGTTTCTACCTGGCCCGCAACTGGAGCGTGTTCAAGATCTGCGCCGTCAATGGCATGAGCGCCCTGGTTATCGCCGTGTTTGTCGTAATACTGCAAAGACACATGAGATCTACCGCCACCGGCGAGGTCTAG
- a CDS encoding MOSC domain-containing protein: protein MAQVVAVCISEKKGERKTPVPEVQVRESHGIAGDAHAGDWHRQISLLAEESIDKMRALGLDVTSGDFAENITTRGIELVTLPVGSHLQVGETLLEVTQIGKECHTRCAIYYQAGDCVMPKEGIFAKVLAGGTIRPVDEVRLLN, encoded by the coding sequence ATGGCACAGGTTGTCGCCGTCTGCATCAGCGAGAAAAAGGGTGAGCGCAAAACCCCGGTGCCCGAGGTCCAGGTGCGGGAGAGTCACGGCATTGCGGGAGACGCCCATGCCGGAGATTGGCATCGCCAGATCAGCCTGCTGGCCGAGGAGAGCATCGACAAGATGCGGGCGCTGGGGCTGGACGTAACCTCGGGCGATTTCGCCGAAAACATCACCACCAGGGGTATCGAACTGGTGACGTTGCCCGTGGGGAGTCATCTCCAGGTGGGGGAAACCCTGCTGGAGGTGACCCAGATCGGCAAGGAATGTCATACCCGCTGCGCCATCTACTATCAGGCGGGCGACTGCGTCATGCCCAAGGAGGGTATTTTCGCCAAGGTCCTCGCCGGCGGGACCATCCGTCCGGTTGACGAGGTCCGGCTCCTCAACTGA
- a CDS encoding NifU family protein has protein sequence MKEKIVEVLDAVRPAVVAEGGDLRLVEIGADGTVTVKMTGLCGTCHATLWTHRLRIERAMKEKLPGLAVIVQI, from the coding sequence ATGAAAGAGAAAATAGTGGAGGTTCTGGATGCGGTGCGCCCTGCGGTTGTCGCCGAGGGCGGCGATCTGAGGTTGGTGGAAATAGGCGCGGACGGCACGGTCACGGTGAAAATGACGGGGCTTTGCGGGACCTGCCACGCGACCCTCTGGACGCACCGGTTGCGCATCGAGCGGGCCATGAAAGAGAAACTGCCGGGCCTTGCGGTAATCGTCCAGATTTAG